The Spirosoma sp. SC4-14 DNA window TCAGCAGCAGAATGCCATACGTATAATCGCGGTAAAAAATGGTGGTTGGAACAGACTGTGTTGCCAGTTTCTGAGTGTTGGCCCAGGAGCCCCAGCAAAGCATCGTCAGGAAGCAGACAACTACCGCCAACGGATAGTGCGAGATGATAAACATACTGATTTCGTACGGTTTAGGATGAGGGAGAGCAAACTACAAAATAGCCCTATTTTCTACAAAGGCATATCCTGCCAGAAAAGTGGAGTTAAAGACAAGGCTACTCTCTATCATTGCCTACCTTTGCGGTCATGAACTACTTCTATATCCTCTTCGCCTTTCTGGTTGGTATTGCCATTACGGTTCAGGCAGGTGTTAATGCGAATCTTCGTCATGCAGTGGGTAGCCCTATTCTGGCCGCCGTCATTTCATTCGGCTCAGGTTTTATCTGTCTGGTACTGATGTTTCTGGCTTCGGGTGGTTCGCTGCCGTCGCTCGAAACGGTTAAACAAATCAGTTGGTGGAAATGGATGGGGGGAGCCATGGGGGCGGTATACATGATAACCGTCATTGTTAGTGTACAAAAAATAGGTACAGCCAACATGGTTAGCCTCAGTGTGGCCGGACAACTACTAGCCGCTATGGTTCTGGATCATTATGGCTTACTGGGCTTTTCGCTGCATCCGGCCAATAGCTGGCGGATTCTTGGCATCCTCTTCATTATGGCGGGGGTGCTGCTGGTGGTTAGAAACTAAGTGTTGGGTTTATGGTTTACGATTTATGGTTGCGTTGCCTAAGAAGGATATATGCTCATAAGCAGAGCAACCATAAACCATACACTATTAACCTAATTTCATGAACATCAACTACCGTTTCTACCCATCACTGCTGAATGTATTTTCGCGCTATATGAATGGGGGGAATCTGTCTGTTCAGGCATTAATCGACTCCATAAACCGGGTACCAACACCCACAACAACCGCCCAGGAACGCGGTATTTCGTTTGAAGAAGCCGTTGTAAAAGGCACCGATGAAGAACGATTCGATGAGGAGTTGCTCCGAAAAGTTCGAAAATTATTGCCCCGCCCTATTGTTGACACCCAGGTGTATTGCCAGTGGCAGATCGACGATGTACTGTTTTACGGCTATGTTGACCTGATTGGGAAGTATAAAGCTGTCGACCTGAAAACCACCGCGTCCTATCAGCCTGGACGTTACGTGCACAACCACCAGAATTTATACCTCCACGCACTAAAACAGAAAGGCATTCGGCTCATGGAATACGTTATTGCGGAGTTTCGGCCCGACGGCTCAGCAGATGTACACGTAGAAAGTTATGCACTCACCCACCCCATCGATAAGCAACTTGAAGAAATCCGGTTGTTCAAAGCCTTTCTGGACGAACATCGTCCGTTGATAACTGATAAAAAAATCTTTGTTGCTGCGGGCGAAGACCCCGATGCCCGCCGAAAATAAGCCTTGCTTCGTTGTACCTTCGTGCCATGTTTCAGCACACCATCCGGCTTTATCAGAGTGCCTATCGGGGACTACCACCATCGGTATGGTTACTGGCAGGGGTTATGTTCATTAACCGATGCGGAACCATGGTTCTGCCCTTCCTGACGCTCTATCTCACGCAATATTTACACTTTTCGGTAGCTCAGGCCGGCATTATTATGGCGGTTTATGGCATGGGGGCTTTTGTTGGTACCTTCATTGGCGGTCGACTTACCGACCGATTTGGCTTTTATTATATTCAGCTATTCAGCCTGCTCTTTGGCGGATTCTGGCTTATACTACTTCAGTTTGTCACTAATTTCTACGCCCTCTGTGGTTGTGTTTTCACCTTCACTCTCCTTGGCGATTCGTTTCGGCCAGCCAATCAGGCAGCCATTGCCTATTATTCGGATATTGGCACCCGAACGCGTGCGTTTTCGCTCAACCGGCTGGCCATCAACCTGGGTTGGGCCATTGGCGGAGGCATAGGCGGCTGGCTGGCCAGTATCCAATATAATCTGTTGTTCTGGACCGACGGACTCACCTGCCTGCTGGCGGGAGTTGTCCTTTGGCTCTTCCTGCCTGTTCCTCACCAGACCACACCGGCTAACCTTGCGCCATCAGAACCAGCGACCCTAAAAACCACTTCGCCCCAAGACTCGCCGTATCGGGATAAGTTGTTTATCGCTTTTGTCCTTTGTGCCGCTTTATATCTGGCCGTGTTTATGCAGTTATTTTCAATTGTGCCACTCTTTTT harbors:
- a CDS encoding DMT family transporter → MNYFYILFAFLVGIAITVQAGVNANLRHAVGSPILAAVISFGSGFICLVLMFLASGGSLPSLETVKQISWWKWMGGAMGAVYMITVIVSVQKIGTANMVSLSVAGQLLAAMVLDHYGLLGFSLHPANSWRILGILFIMAGVLLVVRN
- a CDS encoding MFS transporter codes for the protein MFQHTIRLYQSAYRGLPPSVWLLAGVMFINRCGTMVLPFLTLYLTQYLHFSVAQAGIIMAVYGMGAFVGTFIGGRLTDRFGFYYIQLFSLLFGGFWLILLQFVTNFYALCGCVFTFTLLGDSFRPANQAAIAYYSDIGTRTRAFSLNRLAINLGWAIGGGIGGWLASIQYNLLFWTDGLTCLLAGVVLWLFLPVPHQTTPANLAPSEPATLKTTSPQDSPYRDKLFIAFVLCAALYLAVFMQLFSIVPLFFREILQMKESAIGFIMALNGLIIVVVEMALVYSLEQQNHSKIRLIMIGITFTSLAYLSLAFANLHWFGSQSAALLFILLATVGEMMSMPFIQAFSVERSRPATRGQYIALYSMGTALAQTTAPAFGSQMVASFGFSTHWITASIICMLASGGFWLVGRQLQQAGRPTSR